A genomic region of Nymphaea colorata isolate Beijing-Zhang1983 chromosome 2, ASM883128v2, whole genome shotgun sequence contains the following coding sequences:
- the LOC116247073 gene encoding gibberellin-regulated protein 6-like: MAASAKVLALVVFMVVAIWMAEVEGVLGNAEHNERSLRGIHTNLRGYQCPGKCQYRCSQTQYKKPCLFFCNKCCNKCLCVPPGFYGNKQICPCYNNWKTKRGGPKCP; this comes from the exons ATGGCGGCCTCTGCAAAGGTTCTTGCTCTCGTAGTCTTCATGGTCGTAGCCATATGGATGGCAGAAGTTGAG GGAGTGCTAGGGAATGCAGAACATAATGAAAGG AGTTTAAGGGGAATACACACCAATCTGAGAGGCTACC AGTGCCCTGGGAAGTGCCAGTATAGATGCAGCCAGACTCAGTACAAGAAGCCTTGCCTCTTCTTCTGCAACAAGTGCTGCAACAAGTGCCTGTGTGTGCCCCCTGGTTTCTATGGCAACAAACAGATCTGCCCTTGCTACAACAACTGGAAGACCAAGAGGGGAGGACCCAAGTGCCCTTAA
- the LOC116247534 gene encoding probable arabinosyltransferase ARAD1, whose protein sequence is MKTGTATRRLLPCVFILSVCLLLYSILFLLNSGNVALPEPVIKLTPVKGAAVSATEVQRLPTPWLTPYVNDGHDVSSSSGTTQGCGSYACRTNQEAIKVFMYDLPPQFHFGLLGWEPREDESWPDVRQEVPSYPGGLTHQHSVEYWLTLDLLSSNSSCVEVGLCNAVRVHNSNDADVIFVPFFASLSYNLDSKLTKKKGRVSKDRKLQDKLVEFLMGREEWKRRDGRDHLIVAHHPNSLLRAREKLAPAMFVVADFGRTPVRIANLEKDIVAPYRHVVTTIASNDSLKFENRSTLLYFQGEIYRKDGGIIRQVLYYLFKKQKDVHFTSGRFHKNGAKEASQGMASSKFCLNLVGDTPSSNRLFDSIASLCIPVIISDSIELPFEDVLDYSEFCIFISESDALKPEFVMNLLRGIGSDEWNRMWRRIKEVAHHFEYHYPSQPGDSVQMIWEAVRRKLEMSSARLKYHRAKRFHRHH, encoded by the exons ATGAAAACAGGCACAGCGACAAGAAGATTGCTCCCCTGCGTTTTTATTCTTTCTGTATGTCTCTTGCTCTACTCCATCCTGTTTCTCCTGAATTCCGGTAACGTAGCCCTGCCTGAACCCGTTATAAAGTTAACGCCAGTAAAGGGCGCAGCAGTCTCTGCCACTGAAGTCCAACGTCTTCCAACCCCTTGGCTTACGCCATATGTTAATGACGGTCATGATGTTTCGTCTTCCAGCGGAACAACTCAAGGTTGTGGTTCTTATGCATGTAGAACTAATCAAGAAGCGATAAAGGTCTTTATGTATGATCTGCCACCTCAATTCCATTTCGGTTTGCTTGGTTGGGAACCAAGAGAAGATGAATCATGGCCGGATGTTCGACAAGAAGTTCCATCATATCCTGGTGGACTCACACATCAGCACAGCGTGGAATATTGGCTGACACTCGATTTGTTATCTTCAAACAGTTCGTGTGTTGAAGTTGGTCTCTGCAATGCAGTTAGAGTACATAATTCAAATGATGCAGATGTGATCTTCGTACCATTCTTTGCATCTCTTAGTTATAACTTGGATTCAAAGTTgacgaagaagaagggaagagttAGTAAAGACAGGAAGTTGCAAGACAAGTTGGTGGAATTTTTGATGGGTAGGGAAGAGTGGAAGAGGAGGGACGGGAGAGATCATCTGATCGTTGCACATCATCCAAATAGCTTGTTGAGAGCCAGGGAAAAGCTTGCCCCAGCCATGTTTGTGGTCGCTGATTTTGGGAGGACCCCTGTTCGTATAGCAAATCTTGAGAAGGATATTGTGGCACCATACAGACATGTTGTGACAACCATTGCTTCTAATGATTCTCTCAAGTTCGAAAACAGAAGCACGCTTTTGTATTTTCAGGGAGAAATCTATAGGAAAGAT GGTGGGATCATTCGTCAAGTACTTTATTATCTATtcaaaaaacagaaagatgTGCACTTTACTTCTGGAAGGTTTCACAAGAATGGAGCTAAAGAAGCTAGTCAGGGAATGgcttcttcaaagttttgtttgAATCTTGTTGGTGATACCCCTTCATCAAATCGTCTTTTTGACTCAATTGCAAGTCTCTGTATCCCTGTGATCATCAGCGACAGTATTGAACTCCCATTTGAGGACGTCCTTGACTACTCTGAGTTCTGTATTTTTATAAGTGAATCAGATGCTTTGAAACCAGAATTTGTAATGAATCTGCTTAGAGGAATTGGATCAGATGAATGGAACAGGATGTGGAGAAGGATAAAGGAAGTGGCTCATCACTTTGAGTATCACTACCCATCACAACCTGGAGATTCTGTTCAGATGATATGGGAGGCAGTCCGTAGGAAATTGGAAATGTCATCTGCTCGCTTGAAATATCACAGAGCTAAAAGATTTCATAGGCATCACTGA
- the LOC116249164 gene encoding uncharacterized protein LOC116249164 isoform X2, which produces MGDHVVVHVDRLITPETPESGPGGPSGEGPSLSSTTVDSSSPENAADKTVDEQEVSDEEKPLLQIGECRICQEEDHIKNLENPCACSGSLKYAHRKCLQRWCNEKGDITCEICHQQYKPGYTAPPPRSQADETTIDISGGWAISGTTLDLHDPRLLAMAAAERHFLESEYDEYASTNASGAAFCRSAALILMALLLLRHALTITNPDGDEDASTFFSLFLLRAAAFLLPCYIMAWAFSILQRRRQRQEAAALAAAELAFVLQSGRARGLQLTVAPAAALAAHEPFQ; this is translated from the exons ATGGGTGATCATGTAGTTGTGCATGTTGATCGCCTGATAACACCTGAAACACCTGAATCTGGTCCAGGAGGTCCATCTGGAGAAGGGCCTTCCTTGAGCAGTACTACTGTTGATTCTTCATCGCCGGAGAATGCCGCTGATAAAACTGTGGATGAGCAGGAGGTTTCTGATGAGGAGAAACCTCTTCTGCAGATAGGAGAATGCAGGATTTGTCAAGAGGAGGACCATATAAAGAATCTTGAGAACCCTTGCGCTTGCAGTGGCAGTCTGAAG TATGCCCATAGGAAGTGCTTGCAACGTTGGTGCAATGAAAAAGGTGATATCACATGTGAGATATGTCATCAG CAATATAAGCCTGGTTATACTGCTCCACCTCCTCGATCTCAAGCTGATGAGACTACCATAGATATTAG TGGAGGCTGGGCGATCTCTGGGACTACACTGGATTTGCATGATCCTCGCCTCTTAGCAATGGCAGCTGCTGAACGTCATTTCTTGGAGTCTGAGTATGATGAGTATGCTTCTACGAATGCCAGTGGTGCTGCATTCTGCCGGTCTGCTGCACTCATT TTAATGGCTCTTCTGCTTTTGAGGCATGCACTGACCATTACTAATCCTGATGGGGATGAAGATGCATCTACCTTTTTCTCT CTTTTCCTACTTCGTGCTGCTGCATTTCTTTTGCCTTGCTATATTATGGCTTGGGCATTCAGTATTTTGCAAAGGAGACGCCAAAGACAG gAAGCTGCAGCATTGGCGGCGGCAGAGTTGGCATTTGTATTGCAGTCCGGACGAGCAAGAGGGCTGCAGCTGACAGTGGCACCAGCTGCTGCGCTGGCTGCTCACGAGCCTTTccaataa
- the LOC116249164 gene encoding uncharacterized protein LOC116249164 isoform X1: MGDHVVVHVDRLITPETPESGPGGPSGEGPSLSSTTVDSSSPENAADKTVDEQEVSDEEKPLLQIGECRICQEEDHIKNLENPCACSGSLKYAHRKCLQRWCNEKGDITCEICHQQYKPGYTAPPPRSQADETTIDISGGWAISGTTLDLHDPRLLAMAAAERHFLESEYDEYASTNASGAAFCRSAALILMALLLLRHALTITNPDGDEDASTFFSQLFLLRAAAFLLPCYIMAWAFSILQRRRQRQEAAALAAAELAFVLQSGRARGLQLTVAPAAALAAHEPFQ; the protein is encoded by the exons ATGGGTGATCATGTAGTTGTGCATGTTGATCGCCTGATAACACCTGAAACACCTGAATCTGGTCCAGGAGGTCCATCTGGAGAAGGGCCTTCCTTGAGCAGTACTACTGTTGATTCTTCATCGCCGGAGAATGCCGCTGATAAAACTGTGGATGAGCAGGAGGTTTCTGATGAGGAGAAACCTCTTCTGCAGATAGGAGAATGCAGGATTTGTCAAGAGGAGGACCATATAAAGAATCTTGAGAACCCTTGCGCTTGCAGTGGCAGTCTGAAG TATGCCCATAGGAAGTGCTTGCAACGTTGGTGCAATGAAAAAGGTGATATCACATGTGAGATATGTCATCAG CAATATAAGCCTGGTTATACTGCTCCACCTCCTCGATCTCAAGCTGATGAGACTACCATAGATATTAG TGGAGGCTGGGCGATCTCTGGGACTACACTGGATTTGCATGATCCTCGCCTCTTAGCAATGGCAGCTGCTGAACGTCATTTCTTGGAGTCTGAGTATGATGAGTATGCTTCTACGAATGCCAGTGGTGCTGCATTCTGCCGGTCTGCTGCACTCATT TTAATGGCTCTTCTGCTTTTGAGGCATGCACTGACCATTACTAATCCTGATGGGGATGAAGATGCATCTACCTTTTTCTCT CAGCTTTTCCTACTTCGTGCTGCTGCATTTCTTTTGCCTTGCTATATTATGGCTTGGGCATTCAGTATTTTGCAAAGGAGACGCCAAAGACAG gAAGCTGCAGCATTGGCGGCGGCAGAGTTGGCATTTGTATTGCAGTCCGGACGAGCAAGAGGGCTGCAGCTGACAGTGGCACCAGCTGCTGCGCTGGCTGCTCACGAGCCTTTccaataa